A window of Palaemon carinicauda isolate YSFRI2023 chromosome 27, ASM3689809v2, whole genome shotgun sequence contains these coding sequences:
- the LOC137620476 gene encoding uncharacterized protein, with protein MCNTWQMLGIDRKYCSNDCNLGIDCKYCSNDCNLGIDRKYCSNDCNLGIGRKYCSNDCNLGIDRKYCSNDCKLGIDRKYCSNDCNLGIDRKYCSNDCKLGIDRKYCSNDCKLGIGRKYCSNDCNLGIGRKYCSNDCNLGIDRKYCSNDCNNWYNLKQYKIE; from the coding sequence ATGTGCAATACTTGGCAAATGTTAGGAATTGATCGTAAATACTGCAGTAATGATTGCAATTTAGGAATTGATTGTAAATACTGCAGTAACGATTGCAATTTAGGAATTGATCGTAAATACTGCAGTAATGATTGCAATTTAGGAATTGGTCGTAAATACTGCAGTAATGATTGCAATTTAGGAATTGATCGTAAATACTGCAGTAATGATTGCAAATTAGGAATTGATCGTAAATACTGCAGTAATGATTGCAATTTAGGAATTGATCGTAAATACTGCAGTAATGATTGCAAATTAGGAATTGATCGTAAATACTGCAGTAATGATTGCAAATTAGGAATTGGTCGTAAATACTGCAGTAATGATTGCAATTTAGGAATTGGTCGTAAATACTGCAGTAATGATTGCAATTTAGGAATTGATCGTAAATACTGCAGTAATGATTGCAATAACTGGTATAATCTAAAGCAATATAAAatcgaatga